A genomic segment from Lemur catta isolate mLemCat1 chromosome 9, mLemCat1.pri, whole genome shotgun sequence encodes:
- the NSMCE3 gene encoding non-structural maintenance of chromosomes element 3 homolog, which produces MLQKPKSRGRSGAQDERGRDRSRDGDTRASRGGVADEAPSTSRGPGGSQEALGASSPGARQARAAPAVGPRTQRQLELKVAELVQFLLIKDQKKIPIKRTDILKHVIGDYKDIFLDLLKLASERLQYVFGYKLVELEPKSNTYILINTLEPVEEDAEVRGDQGTPTTGLLMIILGLIFMKGNTIKETEVWDFLRRLGVYPTKKHLIFGDPKKLITEDFVRQRYLEYRRIPHTDPVDYEFQWGPRTNLETSKMKVLKFVAKVHNQDPKDWPAQYCEALADEEKRARPEASGPAPAPSS; this is translated from the coding sequence ATGTTGCAAAAACCGAAGAGCCGGGGCCGCTCTGGCGCCCAGGACGAGAGGGGCAGAGACAGGAGCCGCGACGGAGACACCCGAGCTTCCAGAGGCGGCGTCGCCGACGAGGCCCCGAGCACGTCCCGCGGGCCCGGCGGCTCGCAGGAGGCCCTGGGCGCCTCGTCTCCGGGCGCCCGCCAGGCCCGGGCCGCCCCCGCGGTGGGGCCCAGGACCCAGAGGCAGCTGGAGCTGAAGGTGGCCGAGCTGGTGCAGTTCTTGCTGATTAAGGACCAGAAGAAGATTCCGATCAAGCGGACCGACATACTGAAGCACGTTATTGGAGACTACAAGGACATCTTCCTGGACCTTCTCAAGCTGGCTTCCGAGCGCCTCCAGTACGTCTTTGGGTACAAGCTGGTGGAACTTGAACCCAAGAGCAACACCTACATCCTGATCAACACCCTGGAACCCGTGGAGGAGGATGCCGAGGTGAGAGGTGATCAAGGTACGCCCACCACTGGTCTCCTAATGATTATTTTAGGGCTCATCTTTATGAAGGGCAACACCATCAAAGAGACTGAAGTCTGGGACTTTCTGCGGCGTTTAGGGGTGTACCCCACcaagaaacatttaatatttgGGGACCCAAAGAAACTCATTACTGAAGACTTTGTGCGACAGCGTTACCTGGAGTACCGGCGGATACCCCACACTGATCCTGTAGACTACGAATTCCAGTGGGGCCCCCGAACCAACCTGGAAACGAGCAAAATGAAAGTTCTTAAATTTGTGGCCAAAGTTCATAATCAAGACCCCAAGGACTGGCCGGCGCAGTACTGTGAGGCTTTGGCAGATGAGGAGAAGCGGGCCAGACCTGAGGCTagtggcccagccccagccccatcctcttGA